The Gemmatimonadota bacterium genome contains the following window.
GCCACCACGCAACGCCTCTGTGCGCCGGCGATGGCGATCGGCACGCCGCCCCGAACCACGCAGTACATTCAGATCGCTCCGCGCCTGGTCTGGGCGCAGTTGTCCGATGGCGAGCCGCACGAGCCGCTGGACGGCTGGTTCGCGCTCCCTGATGGCAACGGGCTCCGGATGGTGGCGTGCTTCGGCGTGCATCCCGAGCGTCCGGGGTTGGCGGTGGTCGTGGTGCAAGGAGATGCCCCCGGGCCGATGGCACGCGAGGACGGCGTCGCGTTGTTTGCGCCGACGATGCCCGGTGGCGACACGGCAGGATTGCATTCGGTCGCGGCCCCTGAGGAGCTGATGCTGCTCGGGTGGCGCGCGGCCCGGATCGGAGAGGAGCGCTGAGATGGCGGTGATGGATCGGACGGCAGTCGCGCGCGCGCTCGACCAGATCGCGGCGTACCTCGAACTCAAGGGCGAGAACACCTTCCGCGTGCGCGCCTTCACCGCCGCCGCCAAGACGGTGGAGGGCTTTGCTGCGCCACTCGAGGAAGCCATCGCCGACGGCTCGCTGGCCGACGCGAAAGGCATTGGTCCCGCGATCCTGCAGACCATCACCGAACTGGTCCAGACCGGCCGTGCCGAACTCCTCGAGGAGTTGCGCCGCGAAGTCCCGCCCGGCCTCGTCGAGATGCTCCAGCTCTCCGGCCTCGGCGTCTCCAAGGTGCGCGCCATCCATCAGACGCTGCGCATCGACACGCTCGCCGAATTGGAAGTGGCGGCTGGTGATGGTCGCCTCGCGGCGCTGCCGCGATTCGGCGAGCGAACCGCGCAGAACGTCGCCAAGGGAATCGCCTTTCTCCGGCAGGCGAGCCAGTCGCGGCTGATCCACCACGCGCACGACGAGGCCGAAGGGCTCGCCGAGGCGCTGAGCCGCATGCCGCACGTCGTCGCCGTGCACATTGCCGGCGAGGTGCGCCGCCGGATGGAAACGGTGCGCGAGCTGGTCGTGGTGCTGGTGGCCGATGTCCCTCCGGAGGAGATCTTCCGGGCCTTGAGCGCGCTGCCTGGGGCCCGTGAAATCGCCGGACAGGACGAGCGTCGCGCCACGCTGCGGCTCGCAGCCGGCACCGCGGTGCAGGTCATCGTGACTCCGCCGCAGAATCTCGGCGCCGTCCTCGTGCAGGCCACCGGCAGTGCCGAGCACCTCGCCGACCTCGCGGCCCACGCGACGTCGCGCGGCTTCACGCTCGCCGGCACCGCGCTCTGGCAGGGGAGTCGCTTCGTCCCGACGCCAAGCGAGGAGTCCCTCTACCACGCGCTCGGCCTGCCCTGGATCCCGCCCGAGCTCCGCGAGGCCGGCACCGAACTGACGGCGCCGGTGCCGCGGCTGCTCGAGCGCAGTGATCTGCGCGGCTTCCTGCACTGCCACACCACCTATTCCGACGGCAGCAACTCGGTGGCGGAGATCGCGGCGGCCTGCCTCGCCGAAGGCTATGCCTACTGCGGCATCACCGATCACTCGCGCGCGGCGGCCTATGCGGGCGGGATGCAGCCCGATGACTTGCGCCGGCAGTGGGACGAAATCGACGCCGTCAACGCGGCGATGCCCGGCATTCGCGTGCTCAAGGGGATCGAGAGCGACATCCTCGCCGATGGTGCGCTCGACTATCCCGACGACATCCTCGCCGGTTTCGACTTCATCATCGGCTCGGTCCATTCGCGCTTCACGTTGACGCGCGAGGAGATGACCGTCCGGATCTGTCGTGCCCTGACCTCGCCGTATCTCGCGATTCTCGGCCATCCCACCGGGCGGCTGCTGCTGGCGCGGGAGCCGTACCCACTCGATCTCGACCGCATCTTCGAGGTGGCGGCTGCCAACCGGGTGGCGATCGAGATCAACGCGGACCCGCATCGCCTCGATCTCGATTGGCGCGTGCTGCGCGCGGCACGTGCCGCGGGCGTGATGATCACCATCGGCAGCGATGCGCACACCGTGGCGGGGCTCGCCAATGTGCGCTGGGGCGTCGGGGTGGCACGAAAGGGCGGCCTCGGCCGCGACGACATCCTCAACTGTCGCGACGCCGACGGCTTCCTCCGCTTCGCACGCGCTCGTCGTCCATAGATGGCACGGGAGGCCAAGGCCGCCAGGGCGAGCCGCGTGCTGGAACTGCTCGCGCGGCTCAAGGCCGAGTACCCCGACGCCCACTGCGAGCTCGACTACCGCAACGCCTTCGAGTTGCTCGCCGCAACGATCCTCTCGGCCCAGTGCACCGACGTGCGGGTCAACCTGGTCACGCCGGCGCTCTTTGCGCGCTACCCCGATGCGCACGCGCTTGCGGCGGCGAAACAGGAAGACGTCGAGGAGCTGATCCGCTCCACCGGCTTCTTCCGCAACAAGGCGAAGTCGCTCATCGGGATGGCCCAGGGGCTGGTGGCGGAGTTCGACGGCGAGGTGCCCCGGACCATGGCCGAGCTGCGGCCGCTGCCGGGTGTCGGCCGGAAGACGGCCAACGTCGTCCTCGGCAATGCCTTCGGGCTCAGCGAGGGGATCACGGTGGACACCCATGTCCTCCGCCTCTCCCGCCTGCTGGGCCTCTCGCGGGCCACCGATGCGGTCAAGCTGGAACAGGAGCTGATGCCACTCATCCCTCGGGATGACTGGGCCCTGGTCTCCCACCTGCTGATCTGGCACGGGCGGCGGGTGTGCATCGCGAATCGGCCGAGGTGCGGGGAGTGCGTGCTGAATGACCTGTGTCCGAGCCGGCAGGATGATCGATGATCGATGATCGATCATCGATGGACGATCATCGATCATCGTATATTGTAGCTTCACTTTTTGAGGATCTTTCCGATGTCCAAGACTGCCACTCTCGTCACCGCCCGCGGCACCATCACGGCCGAGCTCTTTCCTGAGGCCGCGCCGGGAACGGTCGAGAATTTCGAGAAGCTTGCCAACAGCGAGTTCTATGACGGCGTGCGCTTCCACCGCGTCATCAACAACTTCGTGATTCAGGGTGGCGATCCGCTCTCGAAGGATCCGAACAACCCGCGCGTCGGCACCGGCGGTCCGGGCTGGACCATCAAGTGCGAGACCAAGGGCAACCCGCACAAGCACGCGGCCGGCTCGCTCTCGATGGCGCATGCCGGCAAGGACACCGGCGGCTCGCAGTTCTTCATCGCGCATTCGCCGCAGCCGCACCTCGACGGCATCCACACCGTCTTCGGGCAGGTCACCGAGGGGATGGACGTGGTCAATGCGATCAAGCAGGGCGACGTCATCACCTCGATCCGGGTGAGCTGACCCTGCACGTCGAACTCGCAGCCCTCGCCGACTATGCCCTGGTCGATCAGTACGGCAAGCTCTCCATCCTGGGGATCTGGCGGCACCTGATGGTCGGGCAGTTTCCGGGCGTCCACCCGCGCGCGCACCTGGTGGTGCATGTGCGCGGGCGGCGCACGGAGGTGGGCCAGCATCAAGTCACCGTGCGATTGGTCGATCCCAATGGCGACTCCCTGTTCGAGCAGAACGGGATGATGGAAGTGAACGAGCCGCCGGCCGGCGTCATGGACCTCGACGCACCGCTGGTGCTGGTCTTCGACGTGCCGCTCTCGGTGCCGGGCGAGTACGCGTTCGTCGTGTTCCTCGACGGCGACGAGGCGGCGCGGGTGCCGTTTCTCGCCTCCGCCGCCGCGCCCCAGGGCGGGATGGTGCACTGATGACCGCCACGGCGTGGCCCCGCGAGCGCGCCTGGCAGCTGATGACCGAATGGACGGCGTCGCCCGCACTCCGGGCGCACATGCATGCCGTCGAGCTCTGCATGCAGCATCTGGCGCCCCGCTACGACGGTGATCCGGCGTGGTGGGGGGTCGTGGGGCTGCTGCACGACTTCGACTACGAACGCTTCCCCAACGCCGATCAGGCCGCCGACGCCGAGCATCCCTCGGAGGGCGTCCGTCACCTCCGCACGCTTGGCTTTCCTGACGAGGGGTGCGAGGCCATCCTCGGCCACGCGGCCTTCACCGGCGTGCCCCGGGTGACGACGCTGGCCAAGGTGCTCTTCGCCGTCGACGAACTCGCCGGTTTCCTGGTGGCCTGTGCGCTGGTGCGGCCGTCGAAGTCGTTGGCCGACCTCAAGGCACCCTCGGTGCTCAAGAAGCTCAAGGACAAGGGGTTCGCGCGCGGCGTCTCGCGCGATGACGTCCGGGTCGGCGCCGAGGAACTTGGTGTGCCGCTCGACGCCCTGATCCGCGACCTGCTCGTCGCCCTTCGCCCGCACGAACAGGCCCTCGGTCTGGGCAACGCATGACCCCCTCGCCGGTGCGCCTCCGCCCGGGAAGCGGTGGGCTCGCGCGCGCGCTCGATCGCGCGGCCGGCATCCAGGTCATCCCCGGCAACGCGGTCACGCTCCTGATCGATGGTCCCGACACCT
Protein-coding sequences here:
- the polX gene encoding DNA polymerase/3'-5' exonuclease PolX, giving the protein MAVMDRTAVARALDQIAAYLELKGENTFRVRAFTAAAKTVEGFAAPLEEAIADGSLADAKGIGPAILQTITELVQTGRAELLEELRREVPPGLVEMLQLSGLGVSKVRAIHQTLRIDTLAELEVAAGDGRLAALPRFGERTAQNVAKGIAFLRQASQSRLIHHAHDEAEGLAEALSRMPHVVAVHIAGEVRRRMETVRELVVVLVADVPPEEIFRALSALPGAREIAGQDERRATLRLAAGTAVQVIVTPPQNLGAVLVQATGSAEHLADLAAHATSRGFTLAGTALWQGSRFVPTPSEESLYHALGLPWIPPELREAGTELTAPVPRLLERSDLRGFLHCHTTYSDGSNSVAEIAAACLAEGYAYCGITDHSRAAAYAGGMQPDDLRRQWDEIDAVNAAMPGIRVLKGIESDILADGALDYPDDILAGFDFIIGSVHSRFTLTREEMTVRICRALTSPYLAILGHPTGRLLLAREPYPLDLDRIFEVAAANRVAIEINADPHRLDLDWRVLRAARAAGVMITIGSDAHTVAGLANVRWGVGVARKGGLGRDDILNCRDADGFLRFARARRP
- the nth gene encoding endonuclease III, giving the protein MAREAKAARASRVLELLARLKAEYPDAHCELDYRNAFELLAATILSAQCTDVRVNLVTPALFARYPDAHALAAAKQEDVEELIRSTGFFRNKAKSLIGMAQGLVAEFDGEVPRTMAELRPLPGVGRKTANVVLGNAFGLSEGITVDTHVLRLSRLLGLSRATDAVKLEQELMPLIPRDDWALVSHLLIWHGRRVCIANRPRCGECVLNDLCPSRQDDR
- a CDS encoding peptidylprolyl isomerase, encoding MSKTATLVTARGTITAELFPEAAPGTVENFEKLANSEFYDGVRFHRVINNFVIQGGDPLSKDPNNPRVGTGGPGWTIKCETKGNPHKHAAGSLSMAHAGKDTGGSQFFIAHSPQPHLDGIHTVFGQVTEGMDVVNAIKQGDVITSIRVS
- a CDS encoding HAD family hydrolase is translated as MTATAWPRERAWQLMTEWTASPALRAHMHAVELCMQHLAPRYDGDPAWWGVVGLLHDFDYERFPNADQAADAEHPSEGVRHLRTLGFPDEGCEAILGHAAFTGVPRVTTLAKVLFAVDELAGFLVACALVRPSKSLADLKAPSVLKKLKDKGFARGVSRDDVRVGAEELGVPLDALIRDLLVALRPHEQALGLGNA